CGGGCGAACTGTGGTTAAGGAACTCGGCAAATTGCCCCCGTAACTTAGGGAGAAGGGGGGCCGGAGACGTGAAGCCCCGCGCGGGTGGAGCGTTGTATGGCCGCAGAGAGCAGGGGGAAGCGACTGTTTACTAAAAACACAGGTCCATGCGAAGAAGTAATTCGATGTATATGGACTGACGCCTGCCCGGTGCTGGAACGTTAAGGGGACCTGTTAGTCCTTTCGGGGGCGAAGCGGAGAACTTAAGCGCCAGTAAACGGCGGTGGTAACTATAACCATCCTAAGGTAGCGAAATTCCTTGTCGGGTAAGTTCCGACCTGCACGAATGGCGTAACGACTTCCCCACTGTCTCAACCACAGGCCCGGCGAAATTGCAGTACGAGTAAAGATGCTCGTTACGCGCGGCAGGACGGAAAGACCCCGGGACCTTTACTATAGCTTGACATTGGTATTTGAGTCGGCTTGTGTAGGATAGGTGGGAGCCGGTGAAGCGCATACGCCAGTATGTGTGGAGGCAATCTTGAAATACCACTCTGGTTGATTCGGGTATCTAACTTCGGACCGTTATCCGGTTCAGGGACAGTGTCTGGTGGGTAGTTTAACTGGGGCGGTTGCCTCCTAAAGGGTAACGGAGGCGCCCAAAGGTTCCCTCAGCCTGGTTGGCAATCAGGTGTTGAGTGCAAGTACACAAGGGAGCTTGACTGTGAGACTGACGGGTCGAGCAGGGACGAAAGTCGGGACTAGTGATCCGGCACTTGCGTGTGGAAGCGGTGTCGCTCAACGGATAAAAGGTACCCCGGGGATAACAGGCTGATCTTCCCCAAGAGTCCATATCGACGGGATGGTTTGGCACCTCGATGTCGGCTCGTCGCATCCTGGGGCTGTAGCAGGTCCCAAGGGTTGGGCTGTTCGCCCATTAAAGCGGTACGCGAGCTGGGTTTAGAACGTCGTGAGACAGTTCGGTCCCTATCCGCCGTGCGCGTAGGATACTTGAGAAGGGCTGTCCCTAGTACGAGAGGACCGGGACGGACGAACCTCTGGTGTGCCAGTTGTCCCGCCAGGGGCACGGCTGGTTAGCTACGTTCGGAAGGGATAACCGCTGAAAGCATCTAAGCGGGAAGCCTGCTTCAAGATGAGGTATCCCACCCTTGGTGACAAGGGGTAAGGCCCCCAGCTAGACGACTGGGTTGATAGGCCGGAAATGTAAGCCCGGTAACGGGTTCAGTTGACCGGTACTAATAGGCCGAGGACTTGACTACAAAGATCCTGCTCGCGTCCACTGTGCAACTCACAACAAACAAACACACCCCCAACAAAAGGGGCAGCAAGGATTGCTGCTGTTGTTGGTGTTGTTTGACATGTTGATAAGGTTACGGCGGTCATGGCGGAGGGGAAACGCCCGGCAAACATTCCGAACCCGGAAGCTAAGCCCTCCAGCGCCGATGGTACTGCACCCGGGAGGGTGTGGGAGAGTAGGACACCGCCGGACACAACACACCGTTCAGGGCCACCCCACCACATGGGGGCGGCCCTGAACGCATTTCTGGACCGGATATCAGCCTCGGGTCTGCACCGCGTCGCGGATCTGCCGCAGCAGCCCGGCGGAGTCGTCGACCGACCGGAACGGGAACATCGCCATCACCACGCTGCCATGGTCGGCCCAGCCGCAGACCGCGAAGTCCCCTCCCTCGCCACTGGTGCTGCCGCACTTCATCACGCCGCCCAGCCGGCCCGGCGACACGTCGCGCAGGCCGGTAACCGTCTCGGTTTCGTCGGCCATCAGCCCGAACAGGCTGTCCAGATCCCGTTCCGGCTGCCACAGCAGCGTCGTACCACCGAAGATCAGGACGGACCGGCGCGTGTCGGTGGGGTCCTGGTAGACGACGCCGAAGCTGCTGTCCAACTGGATGTCGGCGGCGAGGCCGCTGCGCAGGTAGTCGGCGGTGCTGACGGCCCGATCGCCGGTGTCCAGTCGGAGGCCGGCGACCTGGTCCGGGGTGGTGATCTGCGTATCCTTCTGCTCGGCGACCCGCCAGCCCCAGGCACCGATCGTGCCGACGCCCGCCACCGCGACGATCGCGAGCAGCCCGGTCGCCAGGCGACGCCGACGCGACCGGGTGTGCTGGCGGTCGGTGTCGTCCGCCGGCTCGCGGTCACCCAGCTCGATCGGCTCGTCGGTCACCTCGACCGTTGGCGAGCCCTCGTCGAGCTGGCGGGGGGTGAGATGTGCGTCGGACATAGCCGACACCGTACGCGAACGACCGGTGGCGCACGTCGGGACCGTCGAAGCGCTCCGTAGACTTCCAGGGTGACCGAGAGACTGGATGCCCGACGCCCCGACGCCCCGACCCTCGCCGGCCAGTATCAGCCCGGCGAGGTAGAGCAGCGACGGTACGAGCAGTGGGTAGCCGACGGTCGATTCCGGGCGTCGGCGGAGAGCGACCGGCAGCCCTTCACCATCGTCATTCCGCCGCCGAACGTCACCGGCTCGCTGCACATGGGCCACGCGCTCGACCACACGGTGCAGGACGCCCTGGTGCGGCGCAGGCGGATGCAGGGCTTCGAGGCACTGTGGCTGCCGGGCATGGACCACGCCGGCATCGCCACTCAGAACGTGGTCGAGCGGCAACTGGCCGGGCAGGGGCTGTCCCGCCACGACCTGGGCCGGGAGAAGTTCGTCGAGCGGGTGTGGCAGTGGAAGGCCGAATCCGGCGGCGCGATCCTCGGCCAGATGCGCCGCCTCGGCGACTCGGTCGACTGGGACCGCGAGCGCTTCACCATGGACGAGGGCCTGTCGCGCGCCGTCCAGACCATGTTCAAGAAGCTGTACGACGACGGCCTGATCTATCGGGCGAACCGGATCATCAACTGGTGCCCGCGCTGCCTGACCGCCCTGTCCGACATCGAGGTGGAGCACACCGACGACGACGGCGAGCTGGTGTCGATCCGCTACAGCGACGACGTGGTGGTGGCCACCACCCGGGCCGAGACGATGCTCGGCGACACCGCCGTGGCGGTGCACCCGGACGACGAGCGGTACCGGCACCTGATCGGCACCGAGGTCGAGCTGCCGCTGACCGGGCGGCGGATCCCGATCGTGGGTGACGCGCACGTCGACCCGTCGTTCGGCACCGGCATGGTGAAGGTGACCCCCGCGCACGACCCGAACGACTTCGAGATCGGGCAGCGACACGATCTGCCGGCTCTGACGATCATGGATGAGCGGGGCGTCATCACCGCACCTGGCCCGTTCGAGGGCCTGGACCGGTTCGAGGCCCGCCCGGCGATCGTCGCCGCGCTGCGCGCCGAGAGGCGCATCGTCGCGGAGAAGCGGCCGTACGTGCATGCCGTCGGCCACTGCTCCCGCTGCCGCACCACCGTGGAGCCGCGCCTGTCCCTGCAGTGGTTCGTCAACACCTCGCCCCTGGCGAAGGCCGCCGGCGACGCGGTGCGCGACGGCCGGGTGCGCATCGAGCCGGCGGAGCTGGCCAAGCGCTACTTCGCCTGGGTCGACAACATGCACGACTGGTGCATCTCCCGGCAGCTCTGGTGGGGCCATCGGATTCCGGTCTGGTACGGCCCGGCCGGCGAGGTCGTCTGCGTCGGGCCCGACGAGGAACCGCCGACCGGCGCCGGCTGGCACCAGGACGAGGACGTGCTCGACACCTGGTTCTCCAGCGGGCTGTGGCCGTTCTCCACCCTCGGCTGGCCGGAGCAGACCCCGGATCTGGCGAAGTTCTACCCGACCAGCGTGCTGGTCACCGGGTACGACATCCTCTTCTTCTGGGTCGCCCGGATGATGATGTTCGGCCTGTACGCGATGGACGGCCGGCAGCCCTTCGACGTGATCGCCCTGCACGGCATGGTCCGCGACGAACACGGCAAGAAGATGTCCAAGTCCTTCGGCAACGTGGTCGACCCGCTGGACTGGATCGACCGCTACGGGGCCGACGCCACCCGCTTCACCCTGGCCCGGGGCGCCAACCCCGGCGGCGACGTGCCGGTCAGTGAGGAGTGGTGCCAGGGGTCGCGCAACTTCTGCAACAAGCTCTGGAACGCCACCCGGTTCGCGCTGATCAACGGCGCGCACGCCGGCGGCCCGATGCCGGCCGCCGAGCGGCTGTCGACCGTGGACCGGTGGATCCTGTCCCGGCTGGCCCAC
This is a stretch of genomic DNA from Micromonospora sp. WMMD1082. It encodes these proteins:
- a CDS encoding valine--tRNA ligase codes for the protein MTERLDARRPDAPTLAGQYQPGEVEQRRYEQWVADGRFRASAESDRQPFTIVIPPPNVTGSLHMGHALDHTVQDALVRRRRMQGFEALWLPGMDHAGIATQNVVERQLAGQGLSRHDLGREKFVERVWQWKAESGGAILGQMRRLGDSVDWDRERFTMDEGLSRAVQTMFKKLYDDGLIYRANRIINWCPRCLTALSDIEVEHTDDDGELVSIRYSDDVVVATTRAETMLGDTAVAVHPDDERYRHLIGTEVELPLTGRRIPIVGDAHVDPSFGTGMVKVTPAHDPNDFEIGQRHDLPALTIMDERGVITAPGPFEGLDRFEARPAIVAALRAERRIVAEKRPYVHAVGHCSRCRTTVEPRLSLQWFVNTSPLAKAAGDAVRDGRVRIEPAELAKRYFAWVDNMHDWCISRQLWWGHRIPVWYGPAGEVVCVGPDEEPPTGAGWHQDEDVLDTWFSSGLWPFSTLGWPEQTPDLAKFYPTSVLVTGYDILFFWVARMMMFGLYAMDGRQPFDVIALHGMVRDEHGKKMSKSFGNVVDPLDWIDRYGADATRFTLARGANPGGDVPVSEEWCQGSRNFCNKLWNATRFALINGAHAGGPMPAAERLSTVDRWILSRLAHVTAEVDEQFEAYEFAKVCDLLYHFAWDDVCDWYVELSKPVLAGGGEPAEVSRRVLGHVLDQLLRLLHPVIPFVTEELWTALTGGETVLTAAWPAADRALVDDAAETEVATLQRVVTEVRRFRSDQGLRPTQRVAARLDGLAGAGVAAHEPLIRSLARLDPAGDGFQASATLAMPGEVSVALDTRGSIDVAAERARLTKDRAAAEKEAGQARAKLDNPAFVGKAPEHVVAKIRERLAVAEADLARIDAALEALSS